The following are encoded together in the Bradyrhizobium genosp. L genome:
- the aroE gene encoding shikimate dehydrogenase, with amino-acid sequence MSDKYAVVGNPIDHTKSPLIHLSFAKETGQTIDYIAIEAPVGGFSDVVDRFRREGGVGLNITAPFKMDAFAYCTVLKERARLAGAVNAMKFEADRVTGENFDGIGLTNDITRNLGCLMQGRRVALLGAGGAARGVVLPFLEQGPAELVIANRTVTKAEELGRKFERYGPVTAIGYSALADKKLGRFDLVVNATSASLLGELPPISPEAFGDDCLAYELLYGKGLTPFLRLARNAGVKRLADGVGMLVEQAAEAFVWWRGLRPDTRTTIKRLTVPLE; translated from the coding sequence ATGTCTGACAAATATGCCGTGGTCGGCAATCCGATCGACCACACGAAATCGCCGCTGATCCATCTCAGCTTCGCAAAAGAGACCGGGCAGACTATCGACTACATCGCCATTGAAGCTCCCGTCGGCGGCTTCAGCGACGTGGTGGACAGGTTTCGGCGCGAAGGCGGCGTGGGCCTCAACATCACCGCTCCGTTCAAGATGGATGCGTTCGCGTATTGCACCGTTCTCAAGGAGCGCGCCCGGCTCGCTGGTGCCGTCAACGCGATGAAGTTCGAGGCAGACCGGGTGACCGGAGAGAACTTCGACGGCATCGGCCTTACCAACGATATCACACGCAATCTCGGCTGCTTGATGCAGGGGCGCCGGGTAGCGCTGCTCGGTGCGGGTGGGGCTGCACGAGGCGTCGTGCTGCCGTTCCTCGAACAGGGGCCGGCGGAGCTGGTTATAGCAAACCGCACCGTAACCAAGGCGGAAGAGCTTGGCCGTAAATTTGAGCGATATGGGCCCGTTACTGCTATCGGCTATTCGGCCCTCGCTGACAAAAAACTCGGCCGGTTCGATCTAGTCGTGAACGCAACTTCTGCCAGCTTGCTCGGCGAGCTTCCGCCGATAAGCCCGGAGGCTTTTGGCGACGATTGCCTTGCCTATGAGTTGCTCTATGGAAAGGGCCTTACGCCATTCCTCCGGCTGGCGCGGAACGCCGGCGTGAAGCGGCTTGCGGACGGTGTCGGTATGCTGGTCGAGCAGGCGGCGGAGGCGTTTGTGTGGTGGCGTGGCCTGCGTCCCGACACCCGGACCACAATCAAAAGACTTACCGTGCCGCTCGAATAG
- a CDS encoding IS5 family transposase, whose amino-acid sequence MMRYELTEHEWTAIKPMLPNKPRGVPRVNDRRVLNGIFWVLRSGAPWRDLPGAFGPYTTCYNRFVRWRRAGVWSRIIDALAAAHDAAVQMIDTSIVRVHQHGACIKWNQRQLMGRSRGGLTSKIHAVVDANGLPVRLALTRGETHDNRLAGKLLSRLKSGSMLLADRGYDADWIRGSPCGEAHGPISPPKRNRSNPINFSPYLYRDRNRIERFFNRIKQCRRVATRYDKLAANYLAFVQLASIRLWLRAYESTP is encoded by the coding sequence ATCATGCGCTACGAACTCACCGAACACGAATGGACCGCCATCAAGCCAATGCTACCCAACAAACCGCGCGGCGTCCCTCGGGTAAATGACCGTCGCGTACTCAACGGCATCTTCTGGGTTCTGCGCTCCGGCGCGCCTTGGCGCGATCTACCGGGCGCCTTTGGCCCCTACACCACCTGCTACAATCGCTTCGTCCGTTGGCGCCGGGCGGGCGTGTGGAGCCGTATCATAGACGCGCTCGCCGCTGCCCACGATGCGGCTGTCCAGATGATCGACACTTCTATTGTCCGCGTGCACCAGCATGGAGCATGCATCAAATGGAACCAACGGCAGCTGATGGGGCGATCACGGGGTGGATTGACCAGCAAGATTCATGCGGTTGTAGACGCCAACGGCTTGCCGGTCCGCCTTGCGCTAACGCGCGGCGAGACACACGACAATCGGCTTGCAGGAAAACTCCTGTCTCGCTTGAAGTCTGGATCGATGTTGCTTGCCGACCGCGGCTATGATGCCGATTGGATCAGAGGCTCGCCATGCGGCGAGGCGCATGGGCCAATATCCCCCCCAAAACGCAATCGCAGTAATCCGATCAACTTCAGTCCTTATCTCTACCGCGACCGCAACCGGATCGAGCGCTTCTTCAATAGGATCAAGCAATGCCGTCGCGTTGCAACGCGCTACGACAAGCTGGCTGCCAACTACCTTGCCTTCGTACAGCTTGCCTCGATCAGGCTATGGCTTCGCGCTTATGAGTCCACGCCCTAG
- a CDS encoding S1/P1 nuclease, producing the protein MLEMRFARANLCRAVAGLLLLLASGGPLRAWGQEGHSVIAEIADLNLTASAKSQIAALIGQNASLASISSWADDIRDDRPETYNWHFVDIPLDADDYVPSRDCLDSSKGDCAINAIERNRKMLLDPAASVQAKMEALMYLVHFIGDIHQPLHTIGDYRGANDYPVKFFVDPLKKTKEDTNLHTVWDVGLIHATVWDWGAYVRRLQDNWLPGKDIKQLTAGSVVDWMLEAHRAARDIAFKASMNEELGQDYLTLALPTVDRQLAVGGLRLARVLNETFTDSPLACKPLSNQALSMSQPLNVGELKLQLDDYKCSGQYDREVDDTLAAAQAYVDKRASQVNHPAIVLDIDETSLSNWPQIIANDYGYIPSGACNLAGPCGETAWELSAQAPALAPTLRLFNEAKAKGVKIFFVTSRRETPALRDATEKNLRAAGYDGWETLLMRPVSNARYPNVQAFKTAMRDDIHKTFTIIANIGDQRSDLDGGFAERTWKVPNPFYFIP; encoded by the coding sequence ATGCTGGAAATGCGCTTTGCTCGCGCCAATCTGTGCCGCGCCGTCGCTGGCCTGTTGCTGCTGCTCGCGTCGGGTGGCCCGTTGCGGGCGTGGGGCCAGGAAGGCCATTCCGTGATCGCCGAGATTGCCGACCTCAATCTGACGGCGAGCGCCAAATCGCAAATCGCGGCGCTGATCGGCCAGAACGCCTCGCTGGCCTCGATCTCGAGCTGGGCGGACGATATCCGCGACGATCGGCCGGAAACCTACAACTGGCATTTCGTCGATATCCCGCTCGACGCCGACGACTACGTGCCGAGCCGTGACTGCCTTGACTCCAGCAAGGGCGATTGCGCCATCAACGCGATCGAGCGCAACCGCAAGATGTTGCTCGATCCCGCCGCTTCCGTGCAGGCCAAGATGGAAGCGCTGATGTATCTCGTGCACTTCATCGGCGACATCCATCAGCCGCTCCACACCATCGGCGACTATCGCGGCGCCAACGACTATCCCGTCAAATTCTTCGTCGATCCCCTGAAGAAGACCAAGGAGGACACCAATCTGCATACGGTGTGGGATGTCGGCCTGATCCACGCCACGGTGTGGGATTGGGGCGCCTATGTCCGGCGCCTGCAGGACAATTGGCTGCCGGGCAAGGACATCAAGCAGCTCACCGCCGGCAGCGTCGTCGACTGGATGCTGGAAGCGCACCGCGCCGCGCGCGACATCGCCTTCAAGGCATCGATGAACGAGGAGCTCGGGCAGGACTATCTGACGCTGGCGCTGCCGACCGTCGACCGGCAGCTCGCGGTCGGCGGCCTGCGCCTCGCCCGCGTGCTCAACGAAACCTTCACCGACAGCCCGCTCGCATGCAAACCGCTGTCGAACCAGGCGCTGTCGATGAGCCAGCCGCTCAATGTCGGCGAGCTGAAGCTGCAGCTAGACGACTACAAATGCTCAGGCCAGTATGATCGCGAGGTCGACGACACCCTCGCCGCTGCCCAGGCCTATGTCGACAAGCGCGCAAGCCAGGTCAACCACCCCGCCATCGTGCTCGACATCGACGAGACCTCGCTGTCGAACTGGCCCCAGATCATCGCCAATGATTACGGCTACATCCCTTCGGGCGCGTGCAATCTTGCGGGCCCGTGCGGCGAGACCGCCTGGGAATTGAGCGCGCAGGCGCCCGCGCTCGCGCCGACGCTGCGGCTGTTCAACGAGGCCAAGGCGAAGGGCGTCAAGATCTTCTTCGTCACCAGTCGGCGCGAGACGCCGGCGCTGCGTGATGCGACCGAGAAGAACCTGCGCGCTGCCGGCTACGACGGTTGGGAAACGCTGTTGATGCGTCCCGTTTCGAATGCCCGGTACCCGAACGTGCAGGCGTTCAAGACCGCTATGCGCGACGACATCCACAAGACCTTCACGATCATCGCCAACATCGGCGATCAGCGCAGCGACCTCGACGGCGGTTTCGCCGAACGGACCTGGAAGGTGCCGAATCCGTTCTACTTCATCCCATGA
- a CDS encoding DUF3280 domain-containing protein, which yields MSQFGPGLSVLALLGLLAGPPAWAGKEAPSGPGLGVEVEDFSYRDTSGEVIDQTAAHQKRLDAFVRALREDVAAQPHDRPVSSGDARIKVVGGVQKMSTLIQWAKVAVVDTVANRVLFDKLYTFRGDTDEAWDRARGFVSRDILAVLAAAEPAAAPIGLAVFDFELEDTSAATPEAGREASDAAYLADVTNGVRQLLAQSGRYRLVDPGSTDLDAAKRHTLRDCNGCDAAIAQKLGAEQSLVGVVRRVSRTEYTVGFQVRDASSGAVISRGDSGLRMGADYSWTRGAVHLVGDRLLAREAHQ from the coding sequence ATGTCCCAATTCGGTCCCGGTCTGTCTGTTCTGGCGCTGCTCGGCCTGCTGGCCGGGCCTCCGGCGTGGGCCGGGAAAGAAGCGCCCTCGGGTCCCGGCCTCGGCGTCGAGGTCGAGGATTTCAGCTATCGCGATACCTCGGGCGAGGTGATCGATCAGACCGCAGCGCACCAGAAGCGCCTCGACGCATTCGTGCGCGCGCTGAGGGAGGATGTCGCGGCGCAGCCGCATGACCGTCCGGTGTCGTCGGGAGATGCCCGGATCAAGGTCGTCGGCGGCGTTCAAAAGATGAGCACCCTCATCCAGTGGGCGAAGGTTGCGGTGGTCGACACCGTGGCGAACCGGGTGCTGTTCGACAAGCTCTATACGTTTCGCGGCGACACCGACGAGGCGTGGGATCGTGCCCGCGGCTTCGTGTCCCGCGACATTCTCGCCGTGCTGGCCGCGGCCGAGCCCGCGGCGGCGCCGATTGGGCTTGCGGTGTTCGACTTCGAGCTCGAGGACACCAGCGCGGCGACGCCGGAAGCCGGACGCGAGGCGTCGGATGCGGCCTATCTCGCCGATGTCACCAACGGCGTGCGTCAGTTGCTCGCACAATCCGGTCGATATCGTCTGGTCGATCCCGGCAGCACAGACCTTGACGCCGCCAAGCGTCACACCTTGCGCGATTGCAATGGCTGCGATGCCGCGATCGCGCAAAAGCTCGGTGCCGAGCAATCGCTGGTCGGCGTGGTGCGGCGGGTAAGCCGTACCGAATACACGGTGGGATTTCAGGTGCGCGATGCCAGCAGCGGCGCGGTCATCTCACGCGGCGACAGCGGCCTGCGGATGGGCGCCGATTACTCCTGGACGCGCGGCGCGGTGCATCTGGTCGGCGACCGCCTGCTCGCGCGCGAGGCGCACCAATAG
- a CDS encoding sensor histidine kinase: MWNWSGSDLKVRLTLRVAAISMLCFVAISGYVLIDSHHTVRSRIDAIADVAARTLELQQNKIQWISNPQSDFPDLDSVAASVMTSGLCLAFRTGGGDVRQRICSGASFDVATPPLAFATLYRRLFDPGRETVRPVVVRGQAIGEAVVWTDPAVLTAEAWHDAGRLMVALAITLPLLCALVYAALARALRPTRLIRDGLERIAANDLTARLPPFDLAELSAIRDVFNHLAESLASALADRNALMQKLVSVQDEERRHLARELHDEFGQSLAAIRALAASARQTAVQECSPLLAECDGIARTAADMMETLRGALLRLRPPDVDELGLAASLEGLVAGWNARSRGRPRFEIAITGTFERLAATVTANLYRVVQEALTNAAKHAGATRVLLRLDGHEAEIAIAIDDDGRPGDPPARSGMGLLGMRERVAALGGRLSFETKDGKGSSLRVAVPVAIGHAVDAAVECSV, from the coding sequence ATGTGGAATTGGTCAGGGAGCGACCTGAAGGTGAGGTTGACGCTGCGTGTGGCGGCCATCTCGATGCTGTGCTTCGTCGCCATCTCCGGCTATGTCCTGATCGACTCCCACCACACCGTGCGCAGCAGGATCGATGCCATCGCCGACGTCGCCGCCCGGACGCTGGAGCTCCAGCAGAACAAGATCCAGTGGATCAGCAATCCGCAGTCGGACTTTCCGGATCTCGACAGCGTCGCGGCGTCGGTCATGACATCGGGACTGTGCCTCGCATTCCGGACCGGCGGCGGCGACGTCCGCCAGCGGATCTGCAGCGGCGCGTCATTCGATGTGGCGACACCGCCGCTGGCGTTTGCGACGCTGTATCGCCGCCTGTTCGATCCCGGACGCGAGACGGTGCGACCGGTGGTGGTTCGCGGCCAGGCGATCGGCGAAGCCGTGGTCTGGACCGATCCCGCCGTGCTCACGGCCGAAGCCTGGCATGATGCCGGCCGGCTGATGGTCGCGCTCGCGATCACGCTGCCGCTGCTTTGCGCCCTGGTCTATGCGGCGCTGGCGCGCGCATTGCGCCCGACCCGCTTGATCCGCGACGGCCTGGAGCGGATCGCCGCCAACGACCTCACCGCACGCCTGCCGCCGTTCGACCTTGCCGAGCTTTCGGCGATCCGCGACGTATTCAATCACCTGGCCGAAAGCCTCGCGAGCGCGCTGGCCGACCGCAATGCGCTGATGCAGAAGCTGGTCTCCGTGCAGGACGAGGAGCGCCGCCATCTGGCGCGCGAACTCCACGACGAGTTCGGGCAGTCGCTTGCCGCGATCCGCGCGCTCGCGGCATCGGCCCGGCAGACTGCGGTACAGGAATGCTCGCCCCTGCTCGCCGAATGCGACGGCATCGCGCGCACCGCGGCCGACATGATGGAGACGCTGCGCGGCGCGCTGCTCAGGTTGCGGCCGCCCGATGTCGACGAGCTCGGCCTCGCGGCGAGCCTGGAAGGCCTGGTCGCCGGCTGGAACGCGCGCAGCCGGGGCCGGCCCCGGTTCGAGATTGCGATCACCGGAACGTTCGAGCGCCTCGCCGCCACCGTCACCGCCAATCTCTACCGCGTCGTGCAGGAGGCGCTCACCAACGCCGCCAAGCACGCCGGCGCCACGCGCGTGCTGCTTCGGCTCGACGGGCACGAGGCCGAAATCGCGATTGCGATCGATGATGACGGGCGCCCCGGCGATCCGCCGGCCAGGTCGGGCATGGGCCTGCTCGGCATGCGCGAACGAGTGGCGGCGCTCGGCGGACGGCTGAGCTTCGAGACCAAGGACGGCAAGGGATCATCGCTCCGGGTCGCCGTTCCCGTCGCCATCGGCCACGCGGTCGACGCCGCCGTGGAGTGTTCCGTGTGA
- a CDS encoding response regulator, protein MLVDDHAVVREGYRSMLQKQPGLCVVAEASDGAEAYRLYKETGPDLVIMDLAMPGIGGIEAIRRIRQWDKRARILVFTMHQSAAFAVQAIRAGASGYVTKTSPPEALVHAVMDALAGKIAISPDIDHELALSHLAGETAAAELLTAREFEVLRMLLAERTTDEIATALHISPKTVANLHSLIKDKLSVGSDIELVRLALRQGILTQIDDQARSR, encoded by the coding sequence ATGCTGGTCGACGACCACGCCGTGGTTCGCGAGGGCTATCGGTCGATGCTGCAGAAGCAGCCGGGGCTCTGCGTCGTCGCCGAGGCGTCCGACGGCGCGGAGGCGTACCGCCTGTACAAGGAAACCGGCCCCGATCTCGTCATCATGGATCTGGCGATGCCCGGCATCGGCGGGATCGAGGCGATCCGGCGGATCAGACAATGGGACAAGCGCGCCAGAATCCTGGTGTTCACCATGCACCAGAGTGCCGCCTTTGCCGTGCAGGCGATCCGCGCCGGCGCGAGCGGCTATGTCACCAAAACCAGCCCGCCGGAGGCGCTCGTGCATGCCGTCATGGACGCGCTCGCCGGAAAAATCGCGATCAGTCCCGACATCGATCACGAGCTCGCGCTCAGTCACCTCGCCGGCGAAACCGCGGCGGCGGAGCTTCTGACCGCGCGGGAATTCGAAGTGCTGCGCATGCTGCTCGCGGAACGGACCACGGACGAGATCGCCACCGCGCTGCACATCAGCCCGAAGACCGTCGCGAACCTGCATTCCCTGATCAAGGACAAGCTCAGCGTCGGCTCGGACATCGAGCTGGTCCGCCTCGCCCTCCGTCAGGGAATCCTGACGCAGATCGATGACCAGGCTCGAAGTCGATGA
- a CDS encoding LysR family transcriptional regulator, with amino-acid sequence MSIDAVNLARIDLNLLVHLDALLTERSVTRAAARVGIGQSAMSHNLGRLRDLFDDELLTRGSEGMRLTPRAMTLLEPVRSMLAQVEALVSREQDFDPTTAVRTFRFGLPDSMEILIMPALLARMREVAPGIHLRLYNFDTSRLFDDLDADQMDLAIGYDMFQQGQTHHKRRKLFTETYLCMFNAEKTGIASPISLEDYVRLPHVLTSLRPGLSVRGVVDEALEKLGLQRSVALTTPRFLTVPFLVARAPVIVTMHARLARLFATELGLSLSPPPVELREVTVSLLWHTSYDHDPAHRWLRELIAGLVADV; translated from the coding sequence ATGAGCATCGACGCCGTCAATTTGGCTCGTATCGACTTGAATCTGCTGGTTCATCTCGATGCGCTGCTGACCGAAAGAAGCGTCACGCGCGCCGCGGCGCGGGTCGGCATTGGCCAGTCGGCGATGAGCCATAACCTCGGCCGCCTGCGCGATCTGTTCGACGACGAGCTGCTCACCCGCGGATCCGAGGGCATGCGCCTGACGCCGCGCGCGATGACGCTGCTGGAGCCGGTGCGATCCATGCTGGCGCAGGTCGAGGCGCTGGTGTCGCGCGAACAGGATTTCGATCCGACAACGGCGGTGCGCACGTTCCGGTTCGGCCTGCCCGACAGCATGGAGATCCTGATCATGCCGGCGCTGCTGGCGCGGATGCGCGAGGTCGCGCCCGGCATCCACCTGCGGCTCTATAATTTCGACACGTCCCGGCTGTTCGACGATCTCGACGCCGACCAGATGGACCTCGCCATCGGCTACGACATGTTCCAGCAGGGCCAGACCCACCACAAGCGGCGCAAGCTGTTCACCGAAACCTATCTGTGCATGTTCAACGCCGAGAAGACCGGCATCGCGTCGCCGATCTCGCTCGAGGACTATGTGCGGCTTCCGCACGTGCTGACCAGCCTGCGGCCGGGGTTGAGCGTCCGCGGCGTCGTCGACGAAGCGCTGGAGAAGCTCGGCCTGCAGCGCTCCGTCGCGCTGACCACGCCGCGCTTCCTCACGGTCCCCTTCCTGGTGGCGCGCGCGCCCGTGATCGTCACCATGCATGCACGGCTGGCGCGGCTGTTCGCCACCGAGCTCGGACTGAGCCTGAGCCCGCCGCCGGTCGAGCTGCGCGAGGTCACGGTGTCACTGCTGTGGCACACGTCCTACGACCACGATCCGGCGCACCGCTGGCTGCGCGAGCTAATCGCCGGGCTGGTCGCTGATGTGTGA
- a CDS encoding amino acid ABC transporter substrate-binding protein: MRLPAILFALSLAASLATSPLATSLAAAEELSGTLQKVKETKKITLGYQEASVPFSYLDDNQRPIGFALDICLKIVDAVKKQLGMPDLAVDYLPVTSSNRIPLMVNGTIDLHCSATTNSADRQKQVDFTNTHYLSATGIAAKKSAGINVIDDLKGKSVTAVAGSVNLAQLIKANTERKLGINILPAKDQAEAFLMLETDRAQAYALDDIQLAVAIARSKQPALYMIGSETLSKAEPFGIMLRREDPPFKALADRATAELYASPEIEVIYKKWLQQPTPPNGINYNVPMSPALRNAFKHPSSSYDPDVYAVAK, encoded by the coding sequence ATGCGTCTGCCCGCCATTCTCTTTGCCCTCTCGCTCGCCGCAAGCCTTGCTACGAGTCCTCTTGCAACGAGTCTTGCGGCCGCCGAGGAGCTGTCGGGCACCTTGCAGAAGGTCAAGGAGACGAAGAAGATCACGCTCGGCTACCAGGAGGCTTCGGTTCCCTTCAGCTATCTCGACGACAATCAGCGTCCGATCGGCTTTGCGCTCGATATCTGCCTCAAGATCGTCGACGCCGTGAAGAAGCAGCTCGGCATGCCCGATCTCGCCGTCGACTACCTCCCGGTGACCTCGTCGAACCGGATTCCCCTGATGGTCAACGGCACCATCGACCTGCATTGCTCGGCGACCACCAACAGCGCCGACCGCCAGAAGCAGGTCGACTTCACCAACACGCATTATTTGAGCGCCACCGGGATCGCTGCCAAGAAATCGGCCGGCATCAACGTCATCGACGACCTCAAGGGCAAGTCGGTGACGGCGGTGGCGGGCTCTGTCAATCTGGCGCAGCTGATCAAGGCCAACACCGAGCGCAAGCTCGGCATCAACATTCTCCCGGCCAAGGACCAGGCCGAGGCGTTCCTGATGCTGGAGACCGATCGCGCCCAGGCCTATGCGCTCGACGACATCCAGCTTGCGGTGGCGATCGCGCGCTCGAAGCAGCCTGCGCTCTACATGATCGGCAGCGAGACGCTGTCGAAGGCCGAGCCGTTCGGCATCATGCTGCGCCGGGAAGACCCGCCCTTCAAGGCGCTGGCCGACCGCGCGACCGCCGAGCTCTATGCGAGCCCCGAGATCGAGGTCATCTACAAGAAATGGCTGCAGCAGCCGACCCCGCCCAACGGCATCAACTACAATGTCCCGATGTCGCCGGCGCTGCGCAATGCGTTCAAGCATCCGAGCTCGAGCTACGATCCCGACGTGTACGCGGTCGCGAAGTAG
- a CDS encoding arsinothricin resistance N-acetyltransferase ArsN1 family B — protein MPNQDMHALEWAIRTARTTDAHDIHAIYAPIVTTTAISFEIEPPSVAQLEDRIRGTLTRFPYLVCVTDEKVLGFAYAGAHRERAAYRWSVDVTVYVGEEARRSGVGRSLYGSLIRILQRQRFHAAFAGITLPNEGSVSLHKSLGFQLLGIYEEVGFKFGRWHSVSWWRRALSDGQTVAEPISFEALRDELPNLFRTDTMS, from the coding sequence ATGCCCAATCAGGACATGCACGCGCTGGAATGGGCGATACGGACCGCGCGCACTACCGACGCTCACGATATCCACGCGATCTACGCGCCGATCGTGACTACGACAGCGATTTCATTCGAGATTGAGCCGCCGTCTGTCGCTCAACTCGAAGACCGCATTCGGGGTACGCTGACGAGGTTTCCTTATCTTGTTTGCGTTACGGACGAGAAGGTGCTCGGGTTCGCGTATGCTGGAGCTCACCGCGAGCGGGCCGCTTATCGATGGTCCGTCGACGTGACGGTCTATGTCGGCGAAGAGGCCCGGAGAAGCGGTGTCGGGCGATCGCTCTACGGCAGCTTGATTCGAATATTGCAGCGCCAGCGTTTCCATGCCGCGTTCGCCGGGATTACGCTTCCCAATGAAGGCAGCGTTTCTCTTCACAAGTCGCTCGGATTTCAGCTTCTCGGAATCTACGAAGAGGTCGGCTTCAAGTTCGGACGCTGGCACAGCGTCAGTTGGTGGCGGCGTGCCCTTAGTGACGGCCAGACAGTTGCCGAACCCATCTCATTCGAAGCGTTGCGGGATGAACTACCCAATCTCTTCCGGACGGATACGATGAGCTGA
- a CDS encoding MFS transporter, whose protein sequence is MDRNRLTIVAALGSAQTLAWASSYYLPAILADPIARDLGISSNWFFAAFSASLVVSGLLGPRVGRQIDRVGGRQVLCASNIVLAAGLALLGAAGSVWTMSAAWLLLGVGMGLGLYDAAFGTLGRIYGSDARASITGITLIAGFASTVGWPLSSLGLGTIGWRETCYAWAIAHLVIGLPLNLLLPRTERLASAEGPPRKPHIPIDRTMVVLSFAFAAAWTVTSAMAAHLPRIVEAFGATPAQAIFAGMMIGPAQVGARILEAGLLSRFHPLLSTRLACITHPIGACVIGIFGGGAAAAFALLHGAGNGILTIARGTLPLAIFGSENYAYRLGLIGAPSRICQAVAPLAFGLLIEPLGRAVVVVSAGLSLSALIALAMLPRTNSPRAPVLAE, encoded by the coding sequence ATGGATCGCAACCGACTTACGATCGTGGCGGCGCTTGGCTCCGCCCAGACCCTGGCCTGGGCGTCGAGCTACTATCTGCCCGCGATCCTCGCCGATCCGATCGCGCGCGACCTCGGGATTTCCAGCAACTGGTTCTTTGCGGCGTTCTCGGCATCGCTCGTGGTCTCCGGATTGCTCGGGCCGCGCGTCGGGCGCCAGATCGATCGGGTCGGAGGGCGGCAGGTGCTCTGCGCTTCGAACATCGTGCTCGCGGCGGGACTGGCGCTGCTCGGCGCGGCCGGCTCGGTGTGGACGATGTCGGCAGCATGGCTGCTGCTCGGCGTCGGGATGGGGCTTGGGCTCTACGACGCCGCGTTCGGGACGCTCGGGCGGATCTACGGCAGCGATGCCCGCGCCTCGATCACCGGAATCACGTTGATTGCCGGCTTCGCCAGCACGGTTGGCTGGCCGCTGAGCTCACTCGGCCTCGGAACGATCGGCTGGCGGGAGACCTGCTACGCCTGGGCGATCGCGCATCTCGTCATCGGGCTGCCGCTCAATCTGTTGTTGCCGCGCACGGAGCGGCTGGCGTCGGCCGAAGGCCCGCCCAGGAAGCCGCACATTCCGATCGATCGGACGATGGTGGTGCTTTCCTTCGCATTCGCCGCCGCCTGGACCGTGACGTCCGCGATGGCGGCGCATCTGCCGCGGATCGTGGAAGCCTTTGGAGCGACGCCCGCGCAAGCCATCTTTGCCGGCATGATGATCGGTCCGGCCCAGGTCGGGGCGCGGATTCTCGAAGCGGGTCTTCTGAGCCGTTTCCATCCGCTGCTCTCGACGCGGCTTGCCTGCATCACCCATCCGATCGGGGCGTGCGTGATCGGCATCTTTGGCGGCGGCGCAGCGGCGGCGTTCGCTCTGCTGCACGGTGCCGGCAACGGCATCCTGACCATCGCGCGCGGAACGCTGCCGCTCGCAATCTTCGGCTCGGAGAATTACGCGTACCGTCTCGGGCTGATCGGGGCGCCATCCCGAATCTGCCAAGCGGTTGCGCCGCTGGCCTTCGGGCTCTTGATCGAGCCGCTGGGCAGGGCGGTGGTCGTGGTGTCGGCCGGTCTCAGTCTTTCGGCCCTGATCGCCTTGGCGATGCTGCCGCGAACAAACTCGCCGAGAGCACCCGTGCTCGCGGAATAG